Proteins from a single region of Caldisericia bacterium:
- a CDS encoding 6-phosphofructokinase produces the protein MRIGILTGGGDCPGLNSTIRAIFMRSLDFGYSVFGFLNGWKGVIDDEGILLSREMVEEIMPLGGTILYSSRTNPFKVENGVEKIKETLRKENIEALIAIGGDDTLGVASRLYEEHNIKTIGVPKTMDNDISETDYTFGFDSSATVSMDAIERLRDTAKAMKRIIVLEVMGRHAGWVALFTGLGGAADYTLLPEEKYNEDELIEKVKKAFERKNYAVVCVSEGVDVGKDESHEVDAFGHKLLQEKGVGSYIARVIKEKTGIQTRSVQIGHIQRGGSPTLFDRILTIRLGVKAVEMVKDGEFGRMATMKNGVITSVPLKDAVGKTKVVTEDWIKLKRIFEK, from the coding sequence ATGAGAATAGGTATTCTAACAGGTGGTGGAGATTGTCCTGGTTTAAACTCCACCATAAGGGCAATTTTTATGAGGAGTCTTGACTTCGGTTACAGTGTTTTTGGTTTTTTAAATGGCTGGAAGGGAGTTATAGATGATGAGGGGATTCTTCTTTCAAGGGAGATGGTTGAGGAGATCATGCCTCTTGGAGGCACAATCCTTTATTCCTCAAGAACCAATCCTTTTAAAGTGGAAAACGGAGTTGAGAAAATAAAAGAAACTTTGAGAAAGGAAAACATTGAAGCCCTTATTGCAATAGGTGGAGACGATACTCTTGGTGTTGCATCCCGTTTGTATGAAGAGCATAATATAAAGACTATTGGTGTTCCCAAAACAATGGATAATGATATATCAGAAACAGACTACACATTTGGATTTGATTCCTCTGCTACAGTATCTATGGATGCCATCGAGAGACTTAGAGATACTGCAAAGGCAATGAAGAGGATAATAGTTCTTGAAGTAATGGGAAGACATGCAGGTTGGGTTGCCCTATTCACAGGTCTTGGTGGAGCAGCAGATTACACCCTTCTTCCAGAAGAAAAGTACAATGAGGATGAGTTGATTGAAAAGGTAAAGAAAGCCTTTGAGAGAAAAAATTATGCCGTTGTTTGTGTATCTGAGGGAGTTGATGTAGGCAAAGATGAGTCTCATGAAGTGGATGCCTTTGGACATAAATTACTGCAGGAGAAAGGGGTTGGAAGCTACATTGCCAGGGTTATAAAGGAGAAGACTGGAATTCAGACAAGGTCCGTTCAAATTGGTCATATTCAGCGAGGTGGTTCCCCCACTCTCTTTGATAGAATACTTACCATAAGGCTTGGTGTTAAAGCCGTAGAGATGGTTAAGGATGGTGAGTTTGGTAGGATGGCTACCATGAAGAATGGAGTAATTACATCTGTTCCACTAAAGGATGCTGTTGGAAAGACAAAGGTGGTAACAGAGGATTGGATAAAGTTAAAGAGGATATTTGAGAAGTAA
- a CDS encoding PAS domain-containing protein, producing MKFFSSLRFQVAFTFLIVVIVTTLSLGSLLIKETETKFWKAEEEKLSTIGRQLVSSYNRVSEKLKVQADLLNTDLDVIKKTQLETALFDYTKPIHEENEEIGVGFFIYGDDFNRPLAVQESKSKDSEKIRVVFPVYENGKKAGFVWVEEPKDLVLSEIESLKAKERNIILVVLLISGILAIYISLMFVKKVTIIKTGLENLKSDLSYKLPVMSGEIGEISRAINDLSTSLLVSRSNSEKILETIASGVLIVSRDGIVKEFNRACEELLGVRKKDVIGKRYTLFPHLKEIVETVKGGGKFREKKIKIGGNEKIFHIFSTPFNGDDLLISVEDVTEEVKLLEEKRRTEALKTLGMFTTGVAHEIRNPLTSIKGFAQILEKRLEGKGGDEERYIKTILSEVKRLENILKDLLMYGRPSPPNKIMTNISKVIRDSLSLLNEKLKEKNIKVHIDFEYDPRFSFDPKQMEQVFINLILNAIDASEFNSKIVIRTKKAQSGILIEVKDFGFGIKEEDREKIFMPFFTTKEKGTGLGLPISQKIVEMHDGRIWFNSNKDGTTFFVYIPIK from the coding sequence ATGAAATTTTTTAGCTCTTTGAGGTTTCAAGTTGCCTTCACCTTTTTAATTGTTGTGATAGTAACCACCCTTTCTCTTGGTTCACTTCTTATTAAAGAGACAGAGACTAAATTCTGGAAGGCAGAGGAAGAGAAGCTTTCAACCATAGGAAGGCAACTTGTTTCCTCCTACAATAGAGTTAGTGAAAAACTGAAGGTACAGGCGGATTTACTTAACACAGATTTAGATGTAATTAAGAAGACACAGCTTGAAACGGCACTCTTTGATTACACGAAACCAATTCATGAGGAGAATGAAGAGATAGGTGTTGGTTTCTTTATATATGGGGATGATTTCAACAGACCCCTTGCCGTTCAAGAATCAAAGTCAAAGGACAGCGAGAAGATAAGGGTGGTTTTTCCTGTATATGAAAACGGTAAGAAAGCAGGATTTGTTTGGGTTGAGGAACCAAAGGATCTTGTGCTATCTGAGATAGAATCTTTAAAAGCCAAAGAGAGAAATATAATACTTGTGGTTCTACTTATATCAGGAATTTTAGCCATTTATATATCTTTGATGTTTGTAAAAAAGGTTACCATTATAAAGACGGGCCTTGAAAATCTAAAATCTGATCTGTCCTATAAACTTCCTGTAATGAGTGGAGAGATAGGAGAGATAAGTAGGGCAATAAATGATTTATCCACATCTCTTCTTGTATCAAGGAGCAACTCTGAAAAGATCCTTGAGACCATAGCTTCTGGCGTTCTCATCGTTTCAAGGGATGGGATAGTTAAGGAATTTAATAGAGCTTGTGAGGAACTTCTTGGAGTAAGAAAAAAAGATGTTATAGGGAAGAGATACACTCTTTTTCCCCATTTAAAAGAGATTGTTGAAACTGTAAAGGGTGGTGGAAAATTCAGAGAGAAGAAAATAAAGATTGGGGGTAATGAGAAGATATTTCATATATTCTCCACTCCATTTAATGGAGATGATCTATTGATAAGTGTGGAGGATGTAACTGAGGAGGTAAAATTACTGGAGGAGAAGAGAAGGACTGAAGCTTTAAAGACTCTTGGAATGTTCACCACAGGTGTTGCCCATGAGATTAGAAACCCTCTAACATCCATAAAAGGTTTTGCCCAAATTCTTGAAAAGAGACTTGAAGGGAAGGGTGGGGATGAGGAGAGGTATATAAAAACAATACTCTCAGAGGTGAAAAGACTTGAGAACATTCTAAAGGATCTACTTATGTATGGAAGACCCTCTCCCCCAAACAAAATTATGACAAACATTTCAAAGGTTATAAGAGATTCACTATCTTTGCTTAATGAGAAGTTGAAGGAGAAAAATATAAAGGTTCATATAGATTTTGAGTATGATCCAAGATTCTCCTTTGACCCGAAACAGATGGAGCAGGTATTTATAAACCTTATTCTTAATGCCATAGATGCCTCTGAGTTTAACAGTAAAATAGTTATAAGGACAAAGAAGGCGCAGAGTGGTATACTTATAGAGGTAAAGGATTTTGGTTTTGGTATAAAAGAGGAGGATAGGGAAAAGATATTTATGCCCTTTTTTACCACGAAGGAGAAGGGAACAGGACTGGGTCTTCCAATATCTCAAAAGATAGTGGAGATGCATGATGGCAGGATATGGTTTAACTCAAACAAGGATGGGACAACGTTTTTTGTCTACATTCCTATTAAATAG